In Vagococcus hydrophili, one DNA window encodes the following:
- the ltrA gene encoding group II intron reverse transcriptase/maturase, with protein sequence MYTETVLEQIVDRKNLNQAFKQVRRNKGAEGVDGMTIEETASYITSNRKEIVTQIRNRKYKPSPVLRVEIPKPTGGVRLLGIPTVKDRVIQQAISQVISPKFDKEFSPYSYGFRPNKQAEMAIQQSLDYFNEGYEWVVDIDLERFFDTVNHDRLMNLISRVIKDGDVISLIRKFLVSGVQVNGQVKPTDIGTPQGGNLSPLLSNIMLNELDKELEARQLHFVRYADDCLIMVKSEMSARRVMRSVTKFIEEKLGLIVNVTKSKIIKAGDSELKYLGFSFYKGKDGYQARPHQASVESFKFKLKRLTRKNWSVSIEDKIKRLNQVILGWINYFKIGKMKKNLSKIESHLRFRVRMCLWKQWKTAQNRRKNLIKLGMDKYTAYKYSHTSKGVVRIAYSWVMTTTMTNKRVAELGLISCVEHYSKVHS encoded by the coding sequence ATGTACACAGAAACAGTTTTAGAACAAATCGTGGATAGAAAGAATCTGAATCAAGCATTTAAGCAAGTCAGACGAAATAAAGGTGCCGAAGGTGTGGATGGTATGACTATTGAAGAAACGGCGAGTTATATAACGTCTAATAGAAAAGAAATAGTCACCCAAATCAGAAACAGAAAGTATAAACCATCCCCCGTTTTAAGAGTAGAAATACCGAAGCCAACTGGTGGTGTCCGACTTTTAGGTATACCAACAGTAAAAGATCGTGTGATACAGCAAGCTATATCTCAAGTGATTTCCCCCAAGTTTGATAAGGAGTTCAGTCCATATAGCTATGGATTTAGGCCTAACAAACAAGCTGAAATGGCCATCCAACAATCGTTGGATTACTTTAACGAAGGCTATGAATGGGTTGTAGATATTGATTTGGAGAGATTCTTTGATACTGTGAATCATGATAGATTAATGAATTTAATCTCACGAGTGATAAAAGATGGTGATGTCATTTCTCTGATTAGAAAATTTTTAGTTAGTGGTGTACAAGTCAACGGACAAGTTAAGCCAACGGATATAGGTACACCACAGGGCGGTAATTTATCTCCTCTACTAAGTAATATTATGTTAAATGAATTGGATAAAGAACTTGAAGCAAGACAGCTTCATTTTGTCAGATATGCAGATGACTGTTTAATTATGGTGAAAAGTGAAATGTCAGCGAGAAGAGTCATGCGCTCAGTAACAAAATTTATCGAAGAGAAATTAGGACTAATTGTGAACGTCACAAAATCCAAAATAATTAAAGCTGGAGACTCAGAGTTGAAGTATTTAGGTTTTTCTTTTTATAAAGGAAAGGATGGCTATCAAGCTAGACCACATCAAGCATCAGTTGAAAGCTTTAAGTTTAAATTAAAAAGGCTGACACGTAAAAATTGGAGTGTCAGTATCGAGGATAAAATTAAACGATTGAATCAAGTGATATTAGGTTGGATTAACTATTTTAAGATTGGAAAAATGAAGAAAAATCTATCGAAGATAGAATCTCATCTACGTTTCCGAGTGAGAATGTGTTTATGGAAACAATGGAAAACCGCTCAAAATAGAAGAAAGAATTTAATAAAACTAGGTATGGATAAATATACTGCTTATAAATACAGTCATACAAGTAAAGGCGTAGTGAGGATAGCTTATTCATGGGTCATGACTACCACGATGACAAATAAGAGAGTAGCCGAATTAGGACTAATCTCTTGTGTAGAACATTATAGTAAAGTACATAGTTAA